The region TCGGGATTCTTTTTCGGATTATGCTATGAAATCATACGTATTTTAAGGCGTGCCATTCCACATGCTGACGCTGCCATTGCAATTGAGGATTTCATATTTTTTGTATTTATGTCCGCGGCGTTTGCAATTCTCGTTTTCAGCGCAAACAGCGGCGAGGTAAGAGGATATGCGCTTATTGGATCTTTGATCGGAGCATGTATTTATTTTGCTACGCTTGGCCGGCTGCTGACGCTTTTATCCGAGGCGATAATTTCTCTGGTAAAAAGAATTTTCGCTTTCCTTACAAAAAAGCTATTAATTCCGGCCTTAAAGGCTGTAAAAAACGAGATAATCAAATTGCATAGTATTTTGATACGCCTCCGTTCCCGCCGTTTGGGACGCGCATTTATTCATGATGCTTCGCATGGGTTTCTCTCCGCTTCAACATCAAGAAAATTGAAATTCGCTTTGACAGAATCCGGCGTGGTTCAAAAAAAAAGAATTGAGAAAAAAACACAAGAAGGAAAATGAGATGAAGAAATCAAGCTTTTTTGCGCGACTTTCTATATTGGCCATATTCTTTTTTCTGCTTGTCTCTATTGCGCAAATGCGTGTCAAGCTGATAAAGCTTCGGGAGACCGAGGCCGAGCTGACATTGCAAGCCGCATCTATTAATCTTTCGATTGAAGAGCTCAACGACAAGCTGACTTGGCCATTCAACGAAGAAACAATTAAACGCTTCGCGCGCGAAAAGCTTAATCTTCGCGATCCCGGCGATATTCTGTACGCCAGCGATCTTCCGAATTAAAAAAATGACAATAATAAATAACGCAGAAATATTCACATCATCAACCCGGGACAGCAAGCCTTTCATCGGATATGTTGTATTCGATGAAGGCAAAATCACCGAAATAGGCTCAGGTAAATATCCGCGCTCCGCTAAAACGCCGGATGAGATCGTGGATGCCGAAGGCGCGGTGCTGCTTCCCGGGCTTATTGATGCCCATACGCATTTAGGGACGATAGGCGATTCACTCGGATTTGAATCAGACGATATCAATGATATTAACGATCCTGTCGCTCCTCAACTTTCGGCCTTGGACAGCGTAAATCCTTTTGACCGTTGTTTTCGCGATGCATATGATGCGGGAATAACAACGGTATATACCGGTCCCGGCAGCGCAAGTCCGATCTCCGGAAACTTTATAGCTATTAAGACTTTTGGCCGGCGTGTTGATGACATGATATTAAAATCACCGTGTGCGATGAAATTTGCCCTCGGTGAAAACCCGAAGCAAAGCTATCATGAAAAAGAACAAACGCCTGAAACACGCATGGCTACCGCGGCTCTGATTCGCGAGGCATTGAAAAAAGCGCGCAGATATAAAAAAGATCTGGATGCTGCGGCTGCGGACAATGAGCTTGACCCGCCTGATTTCGACGCCAAATGCGAGGCACTTCTGCCTGTGCTTTCCCGAGAAATTCCCGTACATATACACGCGCACAGAGCGGACGATATATGCACTGGAATACGTATAGCAAAAGAATTTGGGCTTGATTATTCGATCATCCATTGTACAGAAGGCCATCTTATATCTGAAATTCTTAAATCCGAAAGCACGAAAGTAATGTGCGGACCTTTGTTATGCGACAGATCGAAGCCAGAGCTGTATTCACTGACTCCATCCTCCGCCGGAATACTTGACAAAGCGGGAGTGAATGTCTCAATTATAACAGATCATCCGGTCATTCCCGTTCAATATCTGATGTTATGCGTCTCACTTGCGGTGAAGAACGGCATGGATAGATTTTCAGCGTATAAAGCTGTCACTATAAATCCGGCCCGTCTCTGCGGAATCGATTCTCGTGTCGGAAGCATAGAAATCGGAAAAGATGCAGATCTGGTCCTCTTCAACGGTGATCCGCTGGATATATTTACAAAGGTTATCGCCGTATATATTGACGGCAGAAAAGTAAAATAAATGAGAACGATAAAGGAAGAGACAATCATTGCCGCTGTTTCCAAAATGCTTGCCGATATTAATTATTCTCTTTCCCCGGATGTATGCCGCGCTGTTGCAAAAAGCGAGCATAGTGAAACTAACCCCACGGCGAAAAAAGTGCTTGGTAAACTGATCGACAATATGACATGCGCTCATGAAGAGAATGTACCTATTTGCCAGGATACCGGGATGGCAGTCATTTTTCTGGAAATAGGGACAGGCGTGAGAATAGATTCGCCCCATTCTATGCAGGAAATATGCGATATTGCTACGGAAAGAGCATATACGCGAAATTTCCTGCGCCTTTCTGTTGTCGCAGATCCTTTAAGAAGAGTGAATACACATACGAATGCACCCGCTGTCGTATATACAGAGCTTGTGGCCGGCGACATTTTTAAAATCACCGTATCACCGAAGGGCTTCGGAAGTGAAAATATGTCAAAAATAAAAATGTTCACTCCGTCTGCCGCCGAAGATGATATAATAAATTTTATCGTCTACACTGTTTTCGGAGCCGGCAGTAATCCGTGCCCGCCCGTTGTGGTTGGAGTAGGAATAGGCGGGACGTTTGATTATTGCGCTGTACTGGCAAAAAAAGCTCTTACTATTCCGCTCGATGTTCCGAATCCGGATCCATTTTATGCGGAAATGGAACAAAAAACTCTGGACAGGCTGAATACGCTTTGCATTGGGCCACAGGGCTTTGGCGGAGATACAACCGCGCTTGCCGTTAAAATTCTCCCATATCCCACTCATATTGCCGGACTTCCGGTCGCGGTCAATATCAACTGCCACGTCTGTCGTCATATATCAAAAGAAATATAGAAGCTAAAACGAGAGCAATTCATTATTAACTCGGCATTTAAATAAGTACCTCTTAAAGAGAGAATTACCAGAGCCTTTTCTCTCTTTTAACTGTAATTATTTAAATGCCGAGTTAATAAATATTACCGCTTAAAAAGAGAAAAACTCTGATATATGGGTTTAAAATCGTATTATCAACATATGAAAGAAAATAAAAATTTCATATAAAAATTTTAAAAATCCACAAAAATAATGCATTTAGATGTTCCCAATTATATATAAATGTGCTATAATATAGTCATAGGAAAGGAGAACAATATTAAGCATATCCCAAAACATTAATAAGGAGCATAGTGTTATGAAAACAAACTTCGTACTTCGCAGATTCGATTTATCGGACAAAGTTCGTGACCAAATCACCAAAAGAATCAAAAGATTCGACCGCTTTTTCCCCGAAGATACAGAGGTGATTATCACGCTATACGAAGAAGGCAGCCAGGAGGTTGCTGAGCTTACTATTTATGACACGGGCACCTTCTATCGAGCGGAACAATCCGCTGACGACGTGTTGACCTCTATTGACAGTGCAATTGACGTAATTGAAGGCCAGATCAGAAAATACAAAACTAAGCTTGAAAAACGCCTCCGTGTCGGAGCGTTTGATACATGTTCTGACGAGGCGGCTGAGTTTGAAGATGATATTAAAATTACAAATATCAAAAAATTCATTTACAAGCCGATCAGTCCCGAGGAAGCAGTGCTTCAGATGAATCTTGTTGGGCATCAGTTTTATGTATTTAAAAATGAAGAAAACGACAAGATCTGTGTAGTATATAAACGCAATAACAGCGAATATGGTTTAATCGAACCAATCGAATAAAATAATATTTATGCCGCCGCATATATTGTGGCGGCATATTTTATTAGCTCGAGATACTTTCAGGATATGGTTGAAAAAAAGATTAACGAGAGTTATAATAATAAAATCAATAAAGATCTTAATTTATCGGTATTACTTGATATATAATGTCTACAATGAAAAAGGTTTTCATCTGGTACGGAATTTACGAATATGTATAAATATTATTAGAACGGATAAATATAATGGGAATATGTTATATCGTCGGAGCGCTTAAGGACGAATGCAATTTTATAAAAAAACATAATGATATTGTGATTGCCGCAGATGCCGGGCTCATATCAGTTCGTGCCTCCGGGATCGAACCTGATCTCGTTGTCGGCGATTTTGATTCTCTTGGCCGGCTTCCAGATGGTATATCATACATCCGTCATCCCGTTATGAAGGACGAAACAGACATGCTTCTCGCTGTAAAAGCCGGTGAGGAACGGGGATATAAAAAGTTTTTGATATTCGGAGGACTGGGAGGAAGAACCGATCATACCTTCGCGAATATTCAGACATTGTGCTATATTTCAGAACATGGCGGAGCCGGATGCCTTATAGGTAAAGGTGAAGCAATGACTGTTTTTTCAGACAATATTTTAAAATTTGATAATTCATTTACAGGAACGGTGTCGGTTTTTGCATACGGAGGCATTGCATACGGAGTAACGCTTAATGGCATGAAATATCCTCTGAACGAAGCGACGCTCGTTCCCTCGTTCCCGATAGGTGTCAGTAATGAATTTGTTGCCGACGGTTCCGTAACGGTTAAAAAAGGCAGCCTTCTTGTTATGTGGCAATCAAGACATTATGCTTTTCCGGAAGGAGTATAATAGGGTCTTCAGATTTATAATTATAATAAGATAAAATCAGGAGTAAAACGGTATGATAATAAATTTTGATTCTATAGCGCCTAAATCTGTAATGAATTTCAAGGGCGGGAAAAAAGAAGTTGTTCTCAGTATATATGAAGACGACGCCAATAAAATATTACGCGGCGTTCTTTCCCCTGGCGCTTCGATAGGAATGCACACTCACGAAGCCGACAGCGAAATCATGTATATAATAAGCGGGAAGGGAAAGCTTATTAACGGAGATTCAGATACTCCGGAGAATGCCGCACCAGGGACATGCCATTACTGCCCGAAAGGCTGTTCGCACAGTCTAATTAATGACGGAGAAACAGAGCTTGTGTTTTTCGCGGTTATTCCCGGAAGGAAATAAATATATTAATTTTCACATAAAATTGTAAAATTTTTGCCGTTCCAAAGCATTTGATAGCCCTTAAAAGTCGTAAAAAGCAGAAATAATGTCGAAATATGTTGCTTTTTTATTAATGGGAAATAATGGCACTTATAATTAAAAGCTATATAAGTAAAAAAGTGTCATATAATTAACTTTATAGCATAATGAGCAATTGGGCTGTCTTCAAATATTAGTAAAAGTAACTGTATCTCTTGTATTATATGTAAATAAAAATCAAATATTATAACTCTATAACTTTATACAATATTGCAAATGTTACGGATATTTAAATTATCTTGTCCCCAAATGATTATAAAACGGAAGTGAAGGTATGAATGATTTAATTGAAATAAAAAACGCACGAATACATAACCTCAAAGGCGTTGATGTGAAAATACCTCGCGGTAAGCTTACGGTCATTACCGGAGTGTCGGGAAGCGGAAAATCGAGCCTTGCTTTTGACACGCTGTATGAAGAAGGAAGACGGCGATATCTGATGTTTTCGGGTATGCAGCTTACTGCTGACAGCGTTTCGACCTTTGACAGTATTAGCGGATTATCACCCACTGTCGCTGTCGAACAGCGTATTATTCGTCAGTCAAATCCGAGAAGTACAGTCGGCACACGGACAAGCCTTTCGGCAATGCTTGCCGTACTTTTTGCATCCTATGGTAAGCGTGAATCAAAATACGATGATGGAATGCCTCTTGCAATGAATATGTTTCAGAAATTCTCTCCGGCTGGAATGTGTCCGAAATGTCTTGGTGTAGGTAAATATAAGAAAATTAACGAGGAAGCTATATACGGCGATACGGCAATTGCTGTAAAGGATGTGCTTGAGGGTAAGCTTCATAAGATTCCCACATGGGGAAACAGAATTGCTGATTATTACAAGCATCTCAGTGTATCACCCGACCAGACGCTTGCATCACTTACTTCAGAACAATTTATAGCATTGAAATACGGCTCACCTAAAACACAGTTTACCGGAGTAAATTCCTATGTCCCTGTAGGTGACCATACATATGCCAGTGTAGAAAACCCCTCACCGAGACAACGTTTATTTTTATATTCCCGTATTTATGCCGAAGAAATTTCATGTCCGAGATGTGGAGGAAGCGGGCTTGGAGAAATGGCT is a window of Oscillospiraceae bacterium DNA encoding:
- a CDS encoding amidohydrolase; the protein is MTIINNAEIFTSSTRDSKPFIGYVVFDEGKITEIGSGKYPRSAKTPDEIVDAEGAVLLPGLIDAHTHLGTIGDSLGFESDDINDINDPVAPQLSALDSVNPFDRCFRDAYDAGITTVYTGPGSASPISGNFIAIKTFGRRVDDMILKSPCAMKFALGENPKQSYHEKEQTPETRMATAALIREALKKARRYKKDLDAAAADNELDPPDFDAKCEALLPVLSREIPVHIHAHRADDICTGIRIAKEFGLDYSIIHCTEGHLISEILKSESTKVMCGPLLCDRSKPELYSLTPSSAGILDKAGVNVSIITDHPVIPVQYLMLCVSLAVKNGMDRFSAYKAVTINPARLCGIDSRVGSIEIGKDADLVLFNGDPLDIFTKVIAVYIDGRKVK
- a CDS encoding cupin domain-containing protein, with the translated sequence MIINFDSIAPKSVMNFKGGKKEVVLSIYEDDANKILRGVLSPGASIGMHTHEADSEIMYIISGKGKLINGDSDTPENAAPGTCHYCPKGCSHSLINDGETELVFFAVIPGRK
- the yabQ gene encoding spore cortex biosynthesis protein YabQ; the encoded protein is MNPISQFSLSAGTLFFIYSVVSGFFFGLCYEIIRILRRAIPHADAAIAIEDFIFFVFMSAAFAILVFSANSGEVRGYALIGSLIGACIYFATLGRLLTLLSEAIISLVKRIFAFLTKKLLIPALKAVKNEIIKLHSILIRLRSRRLGRAFIHDASHGFLSASTSRKLKFALTESGVVQKKRIEKKTQEGK
- a CDS encoding thiamine diphosphokinase — translated: MGICYIVGALKDECNFIKKHNDIVIAADAGLISVRASGIEPDLVVGDFDSLGRLPDGISYIRHPVMKDETDMLLAVKAGEERGYKKFLIFGGLGGRTDHTFANIQTLCYISEHGGAGCLIGKGEAMTVFSDNILKFDNSFTGTVSVFAYGGIAYGVTLNGMKYPLNEATLVPSFPIGVSNEFVADGSVTVKKGSLLVMWQSRHYAFPEGV
- the raiA gene encoding ribosome-associated translation inhibitor RaiA, encoding MKTNFVLRRFDLSDKVRDQITKRIKRFDRFFPEDTEVIITLYEEGSQEVAELTIYDTGTFYRAEQSADDVLTSIDSAIDVIEGQIRKYKTKLEKRLRVGAFDTCSDEAAEFEDDIKITNIKKFIYKPISPEEAVLQMNLVGHQFYVFKNEENDKICVVYKRNNSEYGLIEPIE
- a CDS encoding fumarate hydratase; the encoded protein is MRTIKEETIIAAVSKMLADINYSLSPDVCRAVAKSEHSETNPTAKKVLGKLIDNMTCAHEENVPICQDTGMAVIFLEIGTGVRIDSPHSMQEICDIATERAYTRNFLRLSVVADPLRRVNTHTNAPAVVYTELVAGDIFKITVSPKGFGSENMSKIKMFTPSAAEDDIINFIVYTVFGAGSNPCPPVVVGVGIGGTFDYCAVLAKKALTIPLDVPNPDPFYAEMEQKTLDRLNTLCIGPQGFGGDTTALAVKILPYPTHIAGLPVAVNINCHVCRHISKEI